A genomic segment from Maridesulfovibrio ferrireducens encodes:
- the icd gene encoding NADP-dependent isocitrate dehydrogenase, translating into MSTRTVYYIEGDGIGPEVWAAARPVLNAALEKAYAGANKLDWKELLAGGKAFKETGEYLPQVTLDTLSNADLAMKGPLQTPVGKGFRSLNVTMRQTFDLYACIRPIQYFKGIESPVKRPDLVDIVVFRENTEDVYAGIEWSSNSPEAKRVIEFLVDEMGAKIDSSAGIGIKPITPAGSKRLVRRALDFALEQNRESVTLVHKGNIMKYTEGGFLKWGYELAAEDYAGKVVRDGEQGEGKVIINDRIADAMFQELLMRPEKYSVLATTNLNGDYLSDALAAQVGGLGLAPGVNMGDKLAIYEPTHGTAPTIAGKDMANPGSLILSGAMLLEHIGWNEAADLIKNSVEKSLAAKKVTVDLSSQISGAATVGCKEFGEIILANL; encoded by the coding sequence TTGTCTACAAGAACCGTATATTATATCGAAGGTGATGGAATCGGACCCGAAGTATGGGCTGCCGCTCGTCCTGTTCTTAACGCTGCGCTTGAAAAAGCATACGCAGGGGCTAATAAACTGGACTGGAAAGAGCTCCTCGCCGGAGGAAAAGCTTTCAAAGAAACCGGAGAATATCTGCCACAGGTTACTCTTGATACTTTGAGCAATGCTGATCTGGCTATGAAAGGACCTCTTCAGACTCCTGTCGGAAAAGGGTTCCGTTCTTTGAACGTTACCATGCGTCAAACTTTTGATCTTTATGCCTGTATTCGCCCTATTCAGTATTTTAAGGGAATTGAATCTCCTGTTAAAAGACCCGATCTCGTCGATATCGTTGTTTTCCGCGAAAACACAGAAGATGTTTATGCAGGAATAGAATGGAGTTCAAATTCTCCTGAAGCAAAAAGAGTTATTGAATTTTTGGTTGACGAAATGGGCGCTAAAATTGACAGCTCTGCCGGTATAGGAATTAAGCCTATCACTCCCGCAGGTTCAAAACGCCTTGTTCGCAGAGCTCTTGATTTTGCTCTTGAACAGAACCGTGAGTCCGTAACTTTGGTTCATAAAGGTAATATCATGAAGTACACTGAGGGAGGATTCCTTAAGTGGGGTTATGAGCTTGCTGCTGAAGATTATGCCGGAAAAGTTGTAAGAGACGGTGAACAGGGCGAAGGCAAGGTTATAATCAATGACCGTATTGCCGACGCTATGTTCCAGGAACTCTTAATGCGTCCTGAAAAATACAGCGTACTGGCAACTACCAACCTTAACGGAGATTATCTCTCCGATGCTCTTGCTGCACAGGTTGGCGGACTTGGACTTGCTCCCGGAGTAAATATGGGTGACAAGCTTGCGATCTATGAGCCTACTCATGGAACAGCTCCTACCATCGCTGGTAAAGATATGGCTAACCCCGGAAGTCTGATTCTTTCCGGTGCAATGCTTCTTGAACATATCGGTTGGAACGAAGCAGCGGATTTGATCAAGAATTCTGTTGAAAAATCTTTGGCAGCCAAAAAAGTTACTGTTGATCTGTCAAGCCAGATCAGTGGTGCTGCAACTGTAGGCTGTAAAGAGTTCGGTGAGATTATTCTCGCGAACCTGTAG
- a CDS encoding flagellin, with protein sequence MSLVINHNLMAMNANRNLGSAYNDLGVSTRRLSSGLRVGSAADDAAGLAIRELMRADVKTLNQGIRNANDAISMIQTADGALGVIDEKLIRMKELATQASTGTYNSDQRLIIDSEYQAMASEITRIANATDFNGIHLLNGNLSGENSAHSGAGLTSTGPVKVHFGSGNDSSEDYYYVSINTSTASALGVGLAANNSISTQALAQQSLDKLNDAIISKDKIRANLGALQNRLENTITNLSIQAENVQASESRISDVDVATEMTEFTKNQILTQAAVAMLGQANNMPRMAMQLIG encoded by the coding sequence ATGTCGCTCGTAATTAATCACAATTTGATGGCAATGAATGCTAACCGTAACCTTGGTTCAGCTTACAACGATCTTGGTGTTTCAACTCGTAGACTGTCTTCCGGTCTTCGTGTCGGCTCAGCCGCTGATGATGCTGCAGGTCTTGCAATTCGCGAGCTTATGCGCGCTGATGTTAAGACTCTTAATCAGGGTATTCGTAACGCGAATGATGCTATCTCTATGATTCAGACCGCTGATGGCGCTCTCGGTGTCATCGATGAAAAGTTGATTCGTATGAAGGAACTTGCAACTCAGGCATCCACCGGTACCTATAACTCTGACCAGCGCCTTATCATCGACTCTGAATATCAGGCTATGGCTTCAGAAATTACCCGTATTGCCAACGCAACAGACTTCAACGGAATTCACCTTCTCAACGGTAACTTGTCTGGTGAAAACTCTGCTCATAGTGGAGCAGGACTCACCTCTACCGGTCCTGTTAAGGTCCATTTCGGTTCCGGTAATGACAGTTCTGAAGATTATTACTACGTATCTATCAATACCTCTACCGCATCAGCTCTTGGTGTCGGACTGGCAGCTAATAACTCCATTTCCACACAGGCTCTTGCGCAGCAGTCCCTTGATAAGTTGAATGATGCGATCATATCCAAGGATAAGATTCGTGCTAACCTCGGTGCTCTCCAGAACAGACTGGAAAACACTATTACCAACCTCTCAATCCAGGCAGAAAATGTTCAGGCTTCGGAATCACGCATTTCCGATGTCGACGTCGCGACTGAAATGACTGAGTTCACTAAGAACCAGATCCTCACTCAGGCCGCCGTCGCAATGCTCGGACAGGCTAACAATATGCCTAGAATGGCAATGCAGCTCATTGGCTAA